One genomic window of Micromonospora sp. WMMD1128 includes the following:
- a CDS encoding helix-turn-helix transcriptional regulator encodes MRRLRDRTGRTAEEVAKILGWHRTKIIRLEQGHSRVMPKDMPPLLDLYEATESERESLTALLRQSRLKGWWSAYGDVLPDNYVGFEAEATSISTFESLYVPGLLQTEEYVRAIVRAGRSTADQDEADRVVAARLARKALLSRDLPPSLWVVLDEAVLRRVVGGPAVMRAQLARLVEACEMPTVEIQVLPFNAGAHAAMGGAFTLLSYDDPVLDPTVVYLSNDTSTLLLEESRQVARYRLMFDHLRAKALDPDRSADLLSRAAAEVPD; translated from the coding sequence TTGCGCCGGCTGCGGGACCGCACCGGGCGCACCGCCGAGGAGGTGGCCAAGATCCTCGGCTGGCACCGGACCAAGATCATTCGCCTGGAGCAGGGGCACTCGCGGGTGATGCCGAAGGACATGCCGCCGCTGCTCGACCTCTACGAGGCCACCGAGTCCGAGCGGGAGTCACTGACCGCGCTGCTCCGCCAGTCCCGGCTGAAGGGCTGGTGGAGCGCGTACGGCGACGTGCTGCCGGACAACTACGTCGGCTTCGAGGCGGAGGCCACCTCGATCAGCACGTTCGAGAGCCTGTACGTGCCCGGCCTGTTGCAGACCGAGGAGTACGTCCGCGCCATCGTCCGTGCCGGTCGCAGCACCGCCGACCAGGACGAGGCGGACCGGGTGGTGGCGGCGAGGCTGGCGCGCAAGGCGCTGCTCTCCCGTGACCTGCCACCGTCGCTGTGGGTGGTGCTGGACGAGGCGGTGCTCCGGCGCGTGGTCGGCGGCCCGGCGGTGATGCGCGCCCAGCTCGCGCGCCTGGTCGAGGCGTGCGAGATGCCCACGGTGGAGATCCAGGTCCTGCCGTTCAACGCCGGAGCGCACGCCGCGATGGGCGGAGCCTTCACCCTGCTGAGCTACGACGATCCGGTGCTCGACCCGACCGTGGTCTACCTCAGCAACGACACCAGCACGCTGCTGCTTGAGGAGAGCCGACAGGTTGCCCGCTATAGACTCATGTTCGACCACCTCCGGGCCAAGGCGCTGGATCCCGACCGGTCCGCAGACCTCCTCAGCCGGGCTGCCGCCGAGGTTCCGGACTGA
- a CDS encoding DUF397 domain-containing protein, producing the protein MPPSDSAPVRWRKSSRSGANDSNCVEVAGLSDALAVRDSKDPDGPTLLFTRHAWSSFVADLRRC; encoded by the coding sequence ATGCCCCCCTCAGATTCGGCGCCGGTTCGCTGGCGCAAGAGCAGCCGAAGCGGTGCGAACGATTCGAACTGCGTCGAGGTGGCCGGGCTTTCCGACGCGCTGGCAGTGCGCGACTCCAAGGACCCGGACGGGCCTACCCTCCTCTTCACCCGGCACGCATGGTCGTCCTTCGTCGCCGACCTGCGGCGCTGCTGA
- the rapZ gene encoding RNase adapter RapZ yields MPTGAETAVGRPAPTEAETSLVVVTGLSGGGRSTVARALENVGYYVVDNLPQALLLDMAELASKAGGAARRTAMVLDVRSRAFSTDLAGAIRELRERGFSPRVVFVDADDEVLIRRFESVRRSHPLQGDGRLADGIAVERALLEEARDQADVIIDTSHLNVNQLRRRVEELFGGEDARRLRITVLSFGFKYGLPPDADFVMDARFLPNPYWVPELREHTGREEAVSAYVLGQEGADGFVAGYADLVNATTAGFEREGKRYLTVAVGCTGGKHRSVAIAEELAARLRASGIAAHAQHRDLGRE; encoded by the coding sequence GTGCCGACCGGCGCGGAGACCGCTGTGGGGCGGCCGGCGCCGACCGAGGCGGAGACGTCACTGGTGGTGGTGACCGGCCTCTCCGGCGGTGGGCGCAGCACGGTGGCCCGGGCGTTGGAGAACGTCGGCTACTACGTGGTCGACAACCTGCCCCAGGCGCTCCTGCTGGACATGGCCGAGCTGGCGTCCAAGGCCGGCGGCGCGGCCCGGCGTACCGCGATGGTGCTGGACGTGCGGTCGCGGGCCTTCTCCACGGACCTGGCCGGCGCGATCCGGGAGCTGCGCGAGCGCGGCTTCTCCCCGCGGGTGGTCTTCGTCGACGCCGACGACGAGGTGTTGATCCGCCGGTTCGAGAGCGTGCGCCGGTCGCACCCGTTGCAGGGCGACGGGCGGCTGGCCGACGGGATCGCGGTCGAGCGGGCGTTGCTGGAGGAGGCCCGCGACCAGGCCGACGTGATCATCGACACCAGCCACCTGAACGTCAACCAGCTGCGCCGCCGGGTCGAGGAGCTGTTCGGCGGGGAGGACGCCCGCCGGCTGCGGATCACCGTGCTGTCGTTCGGCTTCAAGTACGGCCTCCCGCCGGACGCCGACTTCGTGATGGACGCCCGGTTCCTGCCGAATCCCTACTGGGTGCCGGAGCTGCGCGAGCACACCGGCCGGGAGGAGGCGGTGAGCGCGTACGTGCTGGGCCAGGAGGGCGCGGACGGGTTCGTCGCCGGCTACGCCGACCTGGTCAACGCCACCACCGCCGGGTTCGAGCGGGAGGGCAAGCGCTACCTGACGGTGGCGGTCGGCTGCACCGGCGGCAAGCACCGCAGCGTGGCGATCGCCGAGGAGTTGGCCGCCCGGCTGCGCGCCTCCGGCATCGCCGCCCACGCGCAGCACCGGGACCTGGGGCGGGAGTGA
- the yvcK gene encoding uridine diphosphate-N-acetylglucosamine-binding protein YvcK, whose translation MTPTRVVAFGGGHGLSASLRALRHCVPGLDLDITAVVTVGDDGGSSGRLRAERGGLPPGDLRQALVALSGDHPATRRSAALFQHRFAAVATPAPALGAPAAAGVGDPLAGHAVGNLLLHGLMELLGDPVAALDHAGAMLGAVGRVLPMSRQPVGIEARVRGADPAHPDEVSTVRGQHQVAVTSGTVESLRLAPAAPAACAEAVDAVRAADWLVFGPGSWYTSVLPHLLVPGLADAIVSSAARRLVTLNLVAEKETSGLSLPDHLDTLRRYLPELKVDMVLADSTAVGDPVAVERAAESLGARLVLAPVAVTDGTPRHDPAALGAALVPVLGADR comes from the coding sequence GTGACCCCGACCAGGGTGGTCGCGTTCGGTGGCGGCCACGGGCTCTCGGCGTCCCTGCGGGCGCTGCGGCACTGCGTACCCGGACTGGATCTGGACATCACCGCGGTGGTCACGGTCGGTGACGACGGCGGCTCCAGCGGCCGGTTGCGGGCCGAGCGCGGCGGGCTGCCCCCGGGTGACCTGCGGCAGGCGCTCGTGGCGCTCTCCGGTGACCATCCGGCGACGCGGCGCAGCGCGGCGTTGTTCCAGCACCGCTTCGCCGCGGTCGCGACGCCCGCGCCGGCGCTCGGCGCGCCGGCGGCGGCCGGGGTGGGTGACCCGCTCGCCGGCCACGCGGTCGGCAACCTGCTGCTGCACGGGCTGATGGAGCTGCTCGGCGATCCGGTGGCCGCGCTCGACCACGCCGGGGCGATGCTCGGCGCGGTCGGTCGGGTGCTGCCGATGTCGCGGCAGCCGGTGGGCATCGAGGCGCGGGTCCGGGGCGCCGACCCGGCCCACCCGGACGAGGTGTCCACGGTGCGCGGCCAGCACCAGGTGGCGGTCACGTCGGGCACGGTCGAGTCGCTGCGGCTGGCCCCGGCCGCGCCGGCCGCGTGCGCCGAGGCGGTGGACGCGGTACGCGCCGCCGACTGGCTGGTCTTCGGGCCGGGCAGTTGGTACACGAGCGTGCTGCCGCACCTGCTGGTGCCCGGCCTGGCCGACGCGATCGTGTCCAGTGCGGCGCGGCGGCTGGTGACGTTGAACCTGGTGGCCGAGAAGGAGACGTCCGGGTTGTCCCTGCCCGACCATCTGGACACCCTGCGGCGCTATCTGCCCGAGCTGAAAGTGGACATGGTGCTCGCCGACTCCACGGCGGTGGGTGATCCCGTGGCGGTCGAACGTGCGGCAGAATCGCTTGGTGCCCGGCTGGTCCTCGCTCCCGTCGCCGTCACCGACGGCACGCCCCGTCATGATCCGGCCGCCCTGGGCGCCGCACTGGTGCCTGTCCTGGGCGCCGATCGTTAG
- the whiA gene encoding DNA-binding protein WhiA produces the protein MAMTAAVKDELSRVDVPKPCCRRAEMAALLRFAGGLHIVSGRVVVEAELDTGAVARRLRREIAEVYGYPSEIHVLASGGLRKGSHFIVRVVKDGEALARQTGLLDVRGRPVRGLPPHVVAANVCCAVSAWRGAFMAHGSLTEPGRSSALEITCPGPESALALVGAARRIGITAKNREVRGVDRVVVKDGDAIAALLTRIGAHSSVLAWEERRVRREVRATANRLANFDDANLRRSARAAVAAAARVTRALEILADDAPNHLTSAGRLRLEHRQASLEELGALAEPPLTKDAIAGRIRRLLALADKRARDLGIPDTEAAVTPDMLVV, from the coding sequence ATGGCGATGACGGCTGCGGTCAAGGACGAGCTGAGTCGGGTCGACGTGCCCAAGCCCTGCTGTCGCCGGGCGGAGATGGCCGCCCTGCTGCGGTTCGCCGGCGGCCTGCACATCGTGTCGGGGCGGGTGGTGGTCGAGGCGGAGCTGGACACCGGCGCGGTGGCCCGCCGGCTGCGGCGGGAGATCGCCGAGGTCTACGGCTACCCGAGTGAGATCCACGTGCTCGCCTCGGGCGGCCTGCGCAAGGGCAGTCACTTCATCGTGCGGGTGGTCAAGGACGGCGAGGCGCTCGCCCGGCAGACCGGCCTGCTGGACGTGCGGGGCCGCCCGGTGCGGGGCCTGCCGCCGCACGTGGTGGCCGCCAACGTCTGCTGCGCGGTCTCCGCCTGGCGGGGCGCGTTCATGGCGCACGGCTCGCTGACCGAGCCGGGCCGCTCCAGCGCGTTGGAGATCACCTGCCCGGGGCCGGAGTCGGCGCTCGCGCTGGTCGGCGCCGCCCGCCGCATCGGCATCACCGCCAAGAACCGCGAGGTGCGCGGCGTGGACCGGGTCGTGGTCAAGGACGGTGACGCGATCGCCGCGTTGCTCACCCGCATCGGCGCGCACTCGAGCGTGCTGGCCTGGGAGGAGCGGCGGGTACGCCGGGAGGTGCGCGCGACCGCCAACCGGCTGGCCAACTTCGACGACGCCAACCTGCGCCGCTCGGCGCGGGCCGCGGTGGCCGCCGCCGCCCGGGTCACCCGGGCGCTGGAGATCCTCGCCGACGACGCGCCCAACCACCTGACCTCGGCCGGTCGGCTGCGGCTGGAGCACCGCCAGGCGTCCCTGGAGGAGCTGGGTGCGCTCGCCGAGCCGCCGCTGACCAAGGACGCCATCGCCGGCCGGATCCGCCGGCTGCTCGCGCTCGCCGACAAAAGAGCCCGCGACCTGGGCATCCCGGATACCGAAGCGGCAGTCACGCCGGACATGCTCGTGGTCTGA
- the gap gene encoding type I glyceraldehyde-3-phosphate dehydrogenase → MTIRVGINGFGRIGRNFFRAVLASGADIEVVAVNDLTDNATLAHLVKYDSILGRLPHEVKATADEITVGGKTFKAFAEKDPAKLPWGEVGADVVIESTGFFTDGGKAKAHIDGGAKKVIISAPAKNEDVTVVMGVNQDQYDPATHNIISNASCTTNCLAPMAKVLHDTFGITKGLMTTIHAYTQDQNLQDAPHKDLRRARAAALNIVPTSTGAAKAIGLVLPDLKGKLDGYALRVPIPTGSATDLTVEVGRETTVDEVNAALKAAADGPLKGILVYNEDPIVSADIVTDPASCIFDAPLTKVIGNQVKVVGWYDNEWGYSNRLVDLVKLVGSSL, encoded by the coding sequence GTGACCATCCGGGTTGGCATCAACGGCTTCGGCCGGATCGGCCGTAACTTCTTCCGGGCAGTGCTGGCGTCCGGCGCTGACATCGAGGTCGTCGCCGTCAACGACCTGACCGACAACGCGACGCTCGCTCACCTCGTCAAGTACGACAGCATCCTGGGCCGCCTCCCGCACGAGGTGAAGGCCACCGCCGACGAGATCACCGTGGGCGGCAAGACCTTCAAGGCGTTCGCCGAGAAGGACCCGGCGAAGCTGCCCTGGGGCGAGGTCGGCGCCGACGTGGTCATCGAGTCCACCGGGTTCTTCACCGACGGCGGCAAGGCGAAGGCGCACATCGACGGCGGGGCCAAGAAGGTCATCATCTCCGCGCCGGCGAAGAACGAGGACGTCACCGTGGTCATGGGCGTCAACCAGGACCAGTACGACCCGGCCACGCACAACATCATCTCGAACGCCTCCTGCACCACCAACTGCCTCGCCCCGATGGCCAAGGTGCTGCACGACACGTTCGGCATCACCAAGGGTCTGATGACCACCATCCACGCGTACACGCAGGACCAGAACCTGCAGGACGCGCCGCACAAGGACCTGCGCCGGGCCCGCGCCGCCGCGCTCAACATCGTGCCGACCTCGACCGGCGCCGCGAAGGCGATCGGCCTGGTCCTGCCGGACCTCAAGGGCAAGCTCGACGGGTACGCGCTGCGGGTGCCGATCCCGACCGGCTCGGCCACCGACCTGACCGTCGAGGTCGGCCGGGAGACCACCGTGGACGAGGTCAACGCCGCGCTGAAGGCCGCCGCGGACGGCCCGCTCAAGGGCATCCTGGTCTACAACGAGGACCCGATCGTCTCCGCCGACATCGTCACCGACCCGGCGTCGTGCATCTTCGACGCGCCGCTGACCAAGGTGATCGGCAACCAGGTCAAGGTCGTCGGCTGGTACGACAACGAGTGGGGCTACTCCAACCGCCTGGTGGACCTGGTCAAGCTGGTGGGTTCGTCGCTGTGA
- a CDS encoding phosphoglycerate kinase, with protein sequence MTIRNLDDLLAEGVSGRRVLVRADLNVPLDKQTGAITDDGRIRAVLPTLGALVQAGAKVVVCSHLGRPKGAPDPQFSLRPVAGRLGELLDAPVAFAEDTVGDSAQSTVAGLADGQVALLENLRFNKGETSKDEAERGTFADQLAALGDAYVDDAFGAVHRKHASVHDVPARLPHVAGRLVLREVEVLSRLTGDPERPYVVVLGGSKVSDKLAVIEALLPTVDRLLIGGGMCFTFLKAQGHEVGTSLLEEEMVETCRNLMERAPGKIMLPVDVVAADAFAPDAAHDTVPADGIPSHRLGLDIGPETVAAFAAVLSQAKTVFWNGPMGVFEMPAFANGTRGVAEAITKADAFSVVGGGDSAAAVRALGLDESSFGHISTGGGASLEYLEGKTLPGIAALEN encoded by the coding sequence GTGACGATCCGTAACCTCGACGATCTGCTCGCCGAGGGGGTCTCGGGTCGGCGCGTGCTGGTGCGCGCCGACCTGAACGTCCCGCTCGACAAGCAGACCGGTGCCATCACGGACGACGGGCGCATCCGCGCGGTGCTGCCGACGCTCGGCGCGCTGGTGCAGGCGGGCGCGAAGGTGGTCGTCTGCTCACACCTGGGCCGCCCGAAGGGCGCGCCGGACCCGCAGTTCAGCCTCCGCCCGGTCGCCGGGCGGCTCGGCGAGCTGCTCGACGCCCCGGTGGCCTTCGCCGAGGACACCGTCGGCGATTCGGCGCAGTCGACCGTGGCCGGGCTGGCCGACGGTCAGGTCGCGCTGCTGGAGAACCTGCGGTTCAACAAGGGCGAGACGAGCAAGGACGAGGCCGAGCGGGGCACGTTCGCCGATCAGCTCGCCGCGCTCGGCGACGCGTACGTCGACGACGCCTTCGGCGCGGTGCACCGCAAGCATGCGAGCGTGCACGACGTGCCGGCGCGGCTGCCGCACGTCGCCGGTCGGCTGGTGCTGCGTGAGGTCGAGGTGCTCAGCCGGCTCACCGGCGACCCGGAGCGGCCGTACGTGGTGGTGCTGGGCGGCTCGAAGGTCTCCGACAAGCTGGCCGTGATCGAGGCGCTGCTGCCCACTGTCGACCGGCTGCTCATCGGCGGCGGGATGTGCTTCACCTTCCTCAAGGCCCAGGGCCACGAGGTGGGCACCTCGCTGTTGGAGGAGGAGATGGTCGAGACCTGCCGCAACCTGATGGAACGCGCGCCGGGCAAGATCATGCTCCCGGTCGACGTGGTGGCCGCGGACGCCTTCGCCCCGGACGCCGCGCACGACACCGTCCCCGCCGACGGCATCCCCAGCCACCGGCTGGGCCTGGACATCGGCCCGGAGACGGTGGCCGCCTTCGCCGCCGTGCTGTCCCAGGCGAAGACCGTCTTCTGGAACGGCCCGATGGGCGTGTTCGAGATGCCGGCGTTCGCGAACGGCACCCGCGGGGTGGCCGAGGCGATCACCAAGGCCGACGCGTTCAGCGTGGTGGGCGGCGGTGACTCCGCTGCGGCGGTGCGCGCGCTGGGCCTGGACGAGTCCTCGTTCGGGCACATCTCCACCGGCGGCGGCGCCTCCCTGGAATACCTGGAGGGCAAGACCCTCCCCGGCATCGCGGCTCTGGAGAACTGA
- the tpiA gene encoding triose-phosphate isomerase: MASTTRRPLMAGNWKMNLNHLEANLLMQKLAASLTEKQLTDVECVVLPPFTDLRTVQTAVDGDKLLIGYGAQDLSPFPSGAYTGDIAGSMLAKLGCTYVAVGHSERRQYHYEDDALVNAKVAAALANGLTPILCIGEGLEIREQLKHVPHCCDQLDGALKGLTAEQVTKVVVAYEPVWAIGTGKTATPEDAQEVCGEVRKRLVETYDEATAGQVRILYGGSVKASNVASIMAQPDVDGALVGGASLDAEEFAQICRFPEHTGR, from the coding sequence ATGGCGAGCACGACCCGCCGGCCGCTGATGGCCGGCAACTGGAAGATGAATTTGAACCACCTCGAAGCCAACCTGCTGATGCAGAAGCTGGCCGCGAGCCTGACCGAGAAGCAGCTCACCGACGTCGAGTGCGTGGTGCTGCCGCCCTTCACCGACCTGCGTACCGTGCAGACCGCGGTGGACGGCGACAAGCTGCTGATCGGCTACGGCGCGCAGGACCTGTCGCCGTTCCCGTCCGGTGCCTACACCGGCGACATCGCCGGGTCGATGCTGGCGAAGCTCGGCTGCACCTACGTGGCGGTCGGCCACTCCGAGCGGCGGCAGTACCACTACGAGGACGACGCGCTGGTCAACGCGAAGGTGGCGGCGGCGCTGGCGAACGGGCTCACCCCGATCCTCTGCATCGGCGAGGGCCTGGAGATCCGGGAGCAGCTCAAGCACGTTCCGCACTGCTGCGACCAGCTCGACGGCGCGCTGAAGGGGCTCACCGCCGAGCAGGTCACCAAGGTCGTCGTCGCGTACGAGCCGGTCTGGGCGATCGGCACCGGCAAGACGGCCACGCCGGAGGACGCGCAGGAGGTCTGCGGCGAGGTGCGCAAGCGGCTCGTGGAAACCTACGACGAGGCCACCGCCGGGCAGGTCCGGATCCTCTACGGCGGGTCGGTCAAGGCGTCGAACGTCGCCTCGATCATGGCCCAGCCGGACGTGGACGGGGCGCTGGTGGGGGGCGCGAGCCTCGACGCGGAGGAGTTCGCACAGATCTGTCGGTTCCCGGAGCACACGGGCCGCTGA
- the secG gene encoding preprotein translocase subunit SecG — protein sequence MPIWFAYTMITLLVITSVLLVLLILLHRGKGGGLSSMFGGGVSSSLAGSSVAEKNLDRYTVLVGIVWFACIVGLGLWLRLQMSSGT from the coding sequence ATGCCGATCTGGTTCGCCTACACGATGATCACCTTGCTGGTCATCACCAGCGTGCTGCTCGTCCTGCTGATCCTCCTGCACCGCGGTAAGGGCGGCGGGTTGTCGAGCATGTTCGGCGGCGGCGTCAGCTCCAGCCTGGCCGGTTCGTCGGTGGCCGAGAAGAACCTCGACCGCTACACCGTTCTGGTGGGCATCGTCTGGTTCGCGTGCATCGTCGGGCTCGGGCTGTGGCTCCGGCTCCAGATGAGCAGCGGCACCTGA
- a CDS encoding RNA polymerase-binding protein RbpA: MPSNNVIRGTRIGSAPERFDQRSEPAPRRPVVYWCRHEHRVEFLIAAEAETPASWDCPRCGEPAGPDPGNPPGRTRAEPYKTHLAYVQERRTPEEGEALLAEALAALRRRRGRA; encoded by the coding sequence GTGCCCAGCAACAACGTCATCCGCGGCACCCGAATCGGGTCCGCCCCCGAGCGCTTCGACCAGCGCTCCGAGCCGGCCCCGCGCCGACCGGTCGTCTACTGGTGCCGCCACGAGCACCGGGTCGAGTTCCTGATCGCCGCCGAGGCGGAGACCCCGGCGTCGTGGGACTGCCCCCGCTGCGGTGAGCCCGCCGGCCCCGACCCGGGCAACCCGCCGGGCCGCACGCGCGCCGAGCCCTACAAGACCCACCTGGCATACGTGCAGGAGCGGCGTACCCCCGAGGAGGGGGAGGCGCTGCTGGCGGAGGCCCTCGCGGCGCTACGTCGCCGCCGGGGCCGCGCCTGA
- the pgl gene encoding 6-phosphogluconolactonase, whose amino-acid sequence MSEASVAVHADPDLLAQAVAARLVVKLLDAQAERGQASVVLTGGRIAAAVYRAVGELPARDAVDWSRVDVWWGDERFLPAGDPDRNETQARAALLDALPLDPARVHQMPASDGPAGDDPEAAAAGYARELAAAARPGHAALPHFDVLMLGVGEDGHVASVFPEHPVHHDNRPVSAVRGSPKPPPVRTTLTLPTINTAEEVWLIAAGADKARAVGMALAGAGPVQLPAAGVHGVSRTLWLLDRAAAADVPPRSRSLR is encoded by the coding sequence ATGAGTGAAGCGAGTGTCGCCGTACACGCCGACCCTGACCTGCTGGCGCAGGCGGTGGCGGCCCGACTGGTGGTGAAGCTGCTCGACGCGCAGGCCGAGCGCGGTCAGGCGTCGGTGGTGCTGACCGGCGGGCGGATCGCCGCGGCGGTCTACCGGGCGGTCGGCGAGCTGCCCGCCCGGGACGCCGTCGACTGGTCCCGGGTGGACGTCTGGTGGGGCGACGAGCGGTTCCTGCCGGCCGGTGACCCGGATCGCAACGAGACCCAGGCGCGGGCGGCGCTACTGGACGCGCTGCCGCTGGACCCGGCCCGGGTGCACCAGATGCCGGCGTCGGACGGTCCGGCCGGTGACGACCCGGAGGCGGCTGCCGCCGGGTACGCGCGGGAGTTGGCCGCCGCCGCCCGCCCGGGGCACGCCGCCCTCCCCCACTTCGACGTGCTGATGCTCGGCGTCGGTGAGGACGGGCACGTGGCGTCGGTGTTCCCGGAGCACCCGGTGCACCACGACAACCGTCCGGTCAGCGCGGTGCGGGGCAGCCCGAAGCCGCCGCCGGTGCGGACCACGCTGACCCTGCCGACGATCAACACGGCGGAGGAGGTGTGGCTGATCGCCGCCGGGGCGGACAAGGCCCGGGCGGTGGGCATGGCGCTGGCCGGTGCGGGGCCGGTGCAGTTGCCGGCGGCCGGCGTGCACGGCGTCTCCCGTACCCTCTGGCTGCTGGACCGCGCCGCGGCGGCTGATGTCCCGCCGCGCTCGCGCAGCTTGAGGTGA
- a CDS encoding glucose-6-phosphate dehydrogenase assembly protein OpcA has product MIGLWDTTGNEVVKALAAERRSAGGVASGMALSLIVVVDEKRVREAEAAATIAAAAHPCRLLVVVRSDVERDRNRLDAEIVVGGRLGPCEAVVTRMYGRLALHAESVVLPLLVPDVPVVTWWHDEPPHEIATDFLGVVADRRITDSAQAADPIAALRQRAQDYAPGDTDLAWTRITPWRTLVAGAFDTTQARVTEATVVAPRTDPTAALMRGWLTARLGIEPAWEHTDEFPRMREVQLRCANGDELTLTRDDSIANFRRTGQEDRTLPLVRRPLGDELAEELRRLDADQVYAEALGATVGLTGLDQRPAQRVHVWKDPATARRAEAGVTAHAGATANE; this is encoded by the coding sequence GTGATCGGGTTGTGGGACACCACGGGCAACGAGGTGGTCAAGGCGCTGGCCGCCGAGCGACGCAGCGCCGGCGGGGTGGCCAGCGGCATGGCGCTCAGCCTGATCGTGGTGGTGGACGAGAAGCGGGTCCGGGAGGCGGAGGCGGCGGCCACCATCGCCGCCGCCGCGCACCCCTGCCGGCTCCTGGTGGTGGTCCGCTCGGACGTCGAGCGGGACCGCAACCGGCTGGACGCCGAGATCGTCGTGGGTGGCCGGCTCGGCCCGTGCGAGGCGGTGGTCACCCGGATGTACGGCCGGCTCGCGCTGCACGCCGAGTCCGTGGTGCTGCCGCTGCTGGTGCCGGACGTGCCGGTGGTGACCTGGTGGCACGACGAGCCGCCGCACGAGATCGCCACCGACTTCCTCGGCGTGGTGGCCGACCGCCGGATCACCGACTCGGCGCAGGCCGCCGACCCGATCGCCGCGCTGCGGCAGCGGGCGCAGGACTACGCGCCGGGTGACACCGACCTGGCCTGGACCCGGATCACCCCGTGGCGCACGCTCGTCGCCGGGGCGTTCGACACCACCCAGGCCCGGGTCACCGAGGCGACGGTGGTGGCGCCGCGCACCGACCCGACCGCGGCGCTGATGCGCGGGTGGCTGACCGCGCGGCTCGGCATCGAGCCGGCCTGGGAGCACACCGACGAGTTCCCGCGGATGCGCGAGGTGCAGCTACGCTGCGCCAACGGCGACGAGCTGACGCTGACCCGGGACGACAGCATCGCGAACTTCCGGCGTACCGGGCAGGAGGACCGGACGCTGCCGCTGGTCCGCCGGCCGCTCGGCGACGAGCTGGCCGAGGAGCTGCGCCGGCTCGACGCCGACCAGGTGTACGCCGAGGCCCTCGGCGCGACGGTCGGGCTGACCGGGTTGGACCAGCGTCCGGCCCAGCGGGTGCACGTGTGGAAGGATCCGGCGACCGCCCGACGGGCCGAGGCCGGGGTGACCGCGCACGCGGGCGCGACCGCCAACGAGTGA